From the genome of Oceaniferula flava:
AAATTGTGGCCGGTATCGACGTGCATCAGGACGAAGGGAATCTTGGCCGGGGCAAATGCCTTGTAGGCGAGATGCGCCATGACGATGGAGTCCTTTCCTCCGGAGAAAAGCAGAACGGGGTTCTCAAACTGGGCGGCAGTCTCACGGAGGATGAAAATCGCCTCCGATTCGAGATGGTCAAGGTGGCTGAGTGCGTAGGATGACATGGTTAGATAGTGATGACGGGTGTCGGAAAATTAACAGCCTGCGCTTGGCAGGGAGATTCTTGAGGTGACGAGGCTGAGCAGCTGCTCGAGGCAGGCTTCGAGTGAATGATCTTCGGTGTTGAGCACCAGATCGGCATGGCTTGGCTCTTCGAAAGCGGACGCCTGACCGGTGAAGTTGGCGATTTTGCCGGCATCGGCCTTGTCGTAGAGACCTTTGACATCGCGCTGGCGGCAGGTCTCGAAGGAGGCTTTGACATAGACCTCGAGGAAATCGTCATCGCCAATGATCTCGCGGGCGGACTGGCGGAAGGCCTCGCGCGGAGTGATCACAGAGACCAAGACAATCGCTCCGGTGCGGACCACGGACTTGGCCATTTCCGCAACGCGGCGGATGTTCTCGCAGCGATCCTCATCGGTGAAGCCGAGATTGCTGTTCAAGCCGCTGCGGAGGTTATCGCCATCGAGCATGGCCACCAGGCGACCGGCGCCGTGGAGTTGGCGTTCCAAGGCGTTGGCAATGGTGGATTTGCCGGAACCGGATAGCCCATACAACCAGATCACCTGACCGCGCTGCCCAAGGAGTTGCTCCTTTTGCTCACGTGGCACTTGGCGTTGGTATTCCGGGTGGATATTGGTCGCTTGGCTCATGAAATGATAATTAACGGAAATGCTGGCTCGGCTTGTTGGCTCTCCCCTGCCCCTCGACGGCGACTTATTCGCTGCTGCGCGCAAGCCCTTGCTGGTCAAGCGGCGTGATTGGGTTGAGGCGAAGATCGAAGACGACTGAAAAAAGCCTGCTTCGGGTCGGCCGATGCGTTGATTTGGCCCAGACCCTCAGTGCAAACAAGTTAAAAACATTGTTATGTTTATAATCTTACTAATGATTAAGGCGTAAGGTCATGACTTTCAGCGATATAGGAAGCCTTGAAAAGTTTGACATCA
Proteins encoded in this window:
- the cysC gene encoding adenylyl-sulfate kinase, with protein sequence MSQATNIHPEYQRQVPREQKEQLLGQRGQVIWLYGLSGSGKSTIANALERQLHGAGRLVAMLDGDNLRSGLNSNLGFTDEDRCENIRRVAEMAKSVVRTGAIVLVSVITPREAFRQSAREIIGDDDFLEVYVKASFETCRQRDVKGLYDKADAGKIANFTGQASAFEEPSHADLVLNTEDHSLEACLEQLLSLVTSRISLPSAGC